Proteins from one Syngnathus scovelli strain Florida chromosome 17, RoL_Ssco_1.2, whole genome shotgun sequence genomic window:
- the LOC137839543 gene encoding uncharacterized protein — translation MLHLNHSSIESPQAFPGIPSDGLYMSDSEGSSHNLLTTIHPKDLGSRRQKSAFQAQPEGSAAAVERWVQDTIKTSSLKLQDPDENHLHASEPNLMDAGQRERNLCTCHSEAILALQVEVSKLKKDLEEGLVQLPHLARKMDYLASKYRHERQEHRSKTKGRNNYKIASLWKSSSSRQSLSNFNSRQLKPEDWIPTEMEPRKRKAEGVIIKERRFLLTPEQRPLLQVSYGSSCSLPASYKLKEPHTTNQRKRSTQSDSALLPSDVYFQHTLSPAFQKPGCRIGSKEEEMNRTLDQAIEAARSMKRTTDRMAKRLTEDLAKAQLLPQQHSAMRVQETLNGFAQKQHKITRDSF, via the exons ATGTTGCATCTTAATCATTCCTCCATAGAAAG TCCACAGGCCTTTCCCGGAATACCCAGTGATGGACTTTACATGTCAGACAGTGAAGGATCCTCCCATAATTTGTTGACAACTATCCATCCAAAGGACCTAGGCAGTCGACGGCAGAAATCTGCATTCCAAGCACAGCCTGAAGGTTCAGCAGCTGCAGTAGAACGATGGGTGCAAGATACCATTAAAACGTCTTCTCTCAAGCTGCAGG ATCCTGATGAAAACCATCTCCACGCCTCTGAACCAAACCTGATGGATGCAGGGCAAAGAGAAAGGAATCTGTGCACTTGTCATAG TGAGGCTATCCTGGCCTTGCAGGTAGAGGTGTCAAAATTGAAGAAAGACCTGGAAGAAGGTCTGGTCCAGTTGCCTCACCTAGCAAGAAAGATGGATTACCTGGCCTCCAAATACAGGCACGAGCGCCAGGAGCATAGGTCCAAAACCAAAGGCAGGAACAACTACAAGATAGCCAG CTTGTGGAAGTCATCAAGCAGCAGACAGAGTTTGAGTAATTTCAACTCGAGACAGTTAAAACCTGAAGACTGGATTCCAACAGAGATGGAGCCAAGAAAGAGAAAAG CAGAGGGCGTCATCATCAAAGAGAGACGCTTTCTTCTCACACCTGAGCAAAGGCCACTGCTCCAGGTCAGCTATGGTTCCTCCTGCAGTCTACCTGCCAG CTACAAATTGAAAGAACCGCacacaaccaatcagaggaagCGTTCCACCCAGTCCGACTCAGCGCTGCTGCCGAGCGATGTGTACTTTCAGCACACTCTATCTCCTGCCTTCCAAAAGCCTGGCTGCAGGATAGGAAGCAAG GAGGAGGAAATGAACAGGACTCTGGACCAAGCCATCGAGGCCGCTCGTAGCATGAAGAGGACAACGGACCGCATGGCCAAGAGACTGACGGAAGACCTGGCCaaagctcagctcctcccgcagCAACATTCCGCCATGAGGGTTCAAGAAACATTGAATGGTTTTGCACAAAAACAGCATAAAATCACAAGAGACAGTTTCTAA